The Clostridium beijerinckii genomic sequence AAGTCCTTTTATTTATTTTTTATGTACATTACTATTGTATACCTCTATTCAATTAATTTCCACTAAAGTTACATTTTTATGGTTATTTTTTATTCATCTTATTTGTAATTACATTTGAGAAAAATCTGGACTATAAGAAAGCACTGCGCGTATATGACTTTAGCACAATGCTTTTATACCGAAAATTATGTTAAAGATTTAGGGGTATTTCTTCGTACAATTCATCTCTTTCATCTGAGTAAAGCCAGCCTTCATCTTCTGCATAATCAAATATTTCTTCTAGAAGTATATCGTATTCTTTAGCAAAAACTGCTGGATTTCTTTTATATTTATCAATCGTTTGTTCAGGGAAATCGTTCTTTCTAATCTTCTCTTCAAGCACAAGTGCTTTTAAATATGTACTTCCTATCAGTTCTCTAATCACATTATACCTATAACTTCTCGCGCTACAGATATAAAGCCTACATATTACTGGTCTCTCTTCATATATAGTGCATAGATTTGTTTCTGTTATGAAATTACAGTCAGTTTTCTTATCTAATACATACTGATCAAAATCCCTATAGTAATTTCTCTTTTTAACTAACTTTTCTTGCACAAAATTCGAAGCAGCTTCATTATCCCAATTACTTAGTTTATTCACACATACATTATCCATTTCAACAGACCAAGACTTTTTGCAGCAGCTCTCCTCACATCCATTACAATCAAGAGGATTATTATTTAAAAATATATCAATTGCATCTAACACATCTTTAACTGTTGTATTTTTAGCAATTTTGTCATAATTTACTTTTCCTTCGCCATCAAATAGTAATTTCATTTTATAGTTCCTCTATTTCAAATTATTTTTTCTTAATAAAAAGAGCCTAAAGCAGAAAATTTTAAAAAAATACTTTCAACTTTAGGCTAAAATTTTTAGTCTGTTAATATTCAGGTAGTTAAATAATAACTACCTGTAAATTTTTAATTTCCCCAAGAATGCTTCCGAGACACAAAATGTGGAAGTCGCTTTTTTGTAAGTAAAATAGTTTTATATTATAATAGTTAATACTATTAGTAACGCTATAATTTATTACTTAAACTTTCTCTTTCTAGCTTCTTCTGACTTTTTCTTTCTTTTTACGCTTGGCTTTTCATAGTGTTGTCTCTTTTTTGCCTCTGAAAGGATTCCAGACATTGAACATTTCTTTTTAAATCTTCTCAATGCTTGCTCTAGAGATTCATTTTCTCCTACTTTAATTTCTGACATACTTTTATCCCTCCCTCCGGCGCTGTATTGTAAACCACATTAATAGTTTACAAATATAAACTCATAATATACTATACATTATTTACTAAAATGCTGTCAATGCCTTAATAGTTTAGTAATAAAGTCTTATGACACTTCTAAGCTAGATATTCTGTGGTCCTCTGCACTTTTTAATGTATATAAAAAAAATCTGACAGGTGAATTTATTTTTTTATTCTCGTGATTGCATTCAAGATCATTTGAAAATATTGTTTTATAATTTGCCTACAGATTTAATTACATTATATTTTTCTACGAAAATAAAATTATTATACTTTGTAAAGACTTTTCCTTCATAGGTAGTTCCTAAAATAGAAAAAGAACTCCCACATAAAATGAGAGTTCTTTTTACGAATCGAAAATCAAGAAATTTATATGCTTTTAATTTTAAGAATTAGGATAGTCAGTAACTGATTGCTTCATATTACCAGATTTTGCTGTATTGCCCATATTATTTACTACGTGTGTTATCTCACCATTACCAGATAAAAATACTGAACATGCATGGTGTACTTTAACTCCAGATGCATTTGGAACCTCTATTCCATTATTTTCTGATACTACAGCATCCCTAAAGTATGAGTAAATTCCTGATCCAAAAAGCTGATGAGAAGTAACTGAATCAGCCACTTTGTAAGAAGCATATCCGTTTTGAGTACCATTATTGCTCATCCAAGATGCTTGATTTGGAACATCATATGGTAATTCACTTTGATAGAAGTATACTTTTCCACCATTACCATTCCATATTGTTTGATATTCCTTAAAGTGCTCTACAAACAATCCATATAATGTAACATTATTACCATTTACAATAACACCATTTTTTGCATTGTTAACTGTCCAGCCTACTCCTGTACCGTGATCTGCACGCCATACCCAGAAATCATCGCCTATAACATTATTACTATTTATTTTTAGACTTGTATCAGCATTTCCTACTGCTGCCCCACCAATTCTAAAGAATAAATCACTAAGACTTGTAGGATTAGCTGAGTGATCAGCAGAACTTCCATCTTGTCCAACTTTCAATAATACTGGTGAATTCTTTGCTCCAGCATCAAAAAGAACACCAGAAACTTTTACTCCGTCAACATCTGAAATATTCATTGCGGCAGTACCATTGTCTGGGATCAAAGTTGCAAGTCCAAGACCTAATATAACTGTATTAGACTTTGTTACATTTATAGAATCACTAAGATGATATACTCCAGGAGTAAATATAATGTTCTTTCCTTGGCTAAGGGCTGCATTTATGCTTTCAGCTGTAGATGTATCTGGTTTTGCTATATAGAACTGATCTATAGGTAATGATGTACCTTGTCCTAGACCATTTGCCCAAGTTATTCCTTGAGAATTCTTCCTAAGATCAGGAACAAAAACTTGGTAATTTCCACTATCATCAATATAAAGAAATGGTTTTTCTCTAATAGCTGGTGTTTGACTGACTACTGTATCTGGTGTTGATGGATATGCATTGTCATCTGTAGGTGCTCCATTGTTCCCCACAAACACCATGTTCCAGTTTGCACCATTCCAAGATCCCATTTGACTGTTTCTAGTAAAGAATTGTTGTTGTGATCCGGAAGTAATTGAATTATCAATCTTTGAATCAGCTATAAATCCACCACTAGACCAAGCTCCATCGTAATTAGTTCCAAGTGGATCCCATAAAGACAATCCACCTTTAATGTGAACACGTCTCATTGGTGCAGCTTGTGATACTGCCCAAGTTAAGGTTCCTGCTGGCGCTAAATTATTAGAAGAATAAGTTGGAGTGACGGCAACATTTTCAACCGATCTCCAGAAGTTACAAGTCGCATTTCCTCCCATCCAATCTGCTTCACAACGTACTGCACCAGTTATATTAACTGCATCTGGTGTCTTTCCAAGTCCTAATACAGACGTAAAGAAACCTACATTTACATTTACGTTATATGAACCTGGCTTAAACAAAAAGGCATATCTTTCATTTCCAAACTGATTTGTCTCCATCTTACTAAATACGCTATCAACAGTATTTTGAATATCAGAACTTGGCATTGATGGATCAAATATTTTAACATTTGGACCTAAATCTACATTGTTAGCTGTATTACCATCTGGAGTACCGTATACTTCAAATTCCCATAGAGAGTACCCATATTGTGTAGTTCTTGATGTTCCAAGCATTCTTATATATCTTCCGGTTGCAGTAGAATTAAAAGTTATGTTTTCTACTCCTCCTGTTCCTCCTGTTTTTGTATAAGCATCTATCCAATTTTTATTATCAGTTGATACTTGTATCTTATAATCTTTTGCAGCAGCAGTTTCCCAATTTAGTTTTACTCCTGAGATATTATAATT encodes the following:
- a CDS encoding YkgJ family cysteine cluster protein encodes the protein MKLLFDGEGKVNYDKIAKNTTVKDVLDAIDIFLNNNPLDCNGCEESCCKKSWSVEMDNVCVNKLSNWDNEAASNFVQEKLVKKRNYYRDFDQYVLDKKTDCNFITETNLCTIYEERPVICRLYICSARSYRYNVIRELIGSTYLKALVLEEKIRKNDFPEQTIDKYKRNPAVFAKEYDILLEEIFDYAEDEGWLYSDERDELYEEIPLNL
- the rpsU gene encoding 30S ribosomal protein S21, producing the protein MSEIKVGENESLEQALRRFKKKCSMSGILSEAKKRQHYEKPSVKRKKKSEEARKRKFK
- a CDS encoding discoidin domain-containing protein, translating into MIRRNKRILSLTLSMAVFTTMFMSTSFITKAETVSLGANSEITSNASTQSAAVATNIALNKSATSSSVTGGNTASLAVDENAGTRWESTQGSDPQWICIDLGGNYNISGVKLNWETAAAKDYKIQVSTDNKNWIDAYTKTGGTGGVENITFNSTATGRYIRMLGTSRTTQYGYSLWEFEVYGTPDGNTANNVDLGPNVKIFDPSMPSSDIQNTVDSVFSKMETNQFGNERYAFLFKPGSYNVNVNVGFFTSVLGLGKTPDAVNITGAVRCEADWMGGNATCNFWRSVENVAVTPTYSSNNLAPAGTLTWAVSQAAPMRRVHIKGGLSLWDPLGTNYDGAWSSGGFIADSKIDNSITSGSQQQFFTRNSQMGSWNGANWNMVFVGNNGAPTDDNAYPSTPDTVVSQTPAIREKPFLYIDDSGNYQVFVPDLRKNSQGITWANGLGQGTSLPIDQFYIAKPDTSTAESINAALSQGKNIIFTPGVYHLSDSINVTKSNTVILGLGLATLIPDNGTAAMNISDVDGVKVSGVLFDAGAKNSPVLLKVGQDGSSADHSANPTSLSDLFFRIGGAAVGNADTSLKINSNNVIGDDFWVWRADHGTGVGWTVNNAKNGVIVNGNNVTLYGLFVEHFKEYQTIWNGNGGKVYFYQSELPYDVPNQASWMSNNGTQNGYASYKVADSVTSHQLFGSGIYSYFRDAVVSENNGIEVPNASGVKVHHACSVFLSGNGEITHVVNNMGNTAKSGNMKQSVTDYPNS